One genomic window of Cyprinus carpio isolate SPL01 chromosome B8, ASM1834038v1, whole genome shotgun sequence includes the following:
- the LOC109053270 gene encoding nuclear receptor ROR-beta-like, translated as MRAQIEVIPCKICGDKSSGIHYGVITCEGCKGFFRRSQQNNAMYSCSRQRNCLIDRTNRNRCQHCRLQKCLALGMSRDAVKFGRMSKKQRDSLYAEVQKHQQSQERAGGNGVPGHAGDEVGENGRSHGRAYSRGSSTTLSDLDDITMLPDGLLFDLPLTPEEAADYCSLELLGGSSGSSSSSQSSPEPNRQEFSDMTHIKHEYQTLHETGLYTRSLLNPPEGCSLMEIERITQNVVKSHIETSQYSTEELKRFAWTLYTPEEIRVYQNKSTEMMWQQCAVYITNAIQYVVEFAKRISGFMDLCQNDQIILLKAGCLDVLLIRMCRAYNPINNTLLFDGKFASPQLFKALGCDDLVGAVFEMAKTLSRLQLSEEEMALFTATVLLSPDRPWLTDAQKVQKLQEKVYVALQHCLHKSGAPEEKLAKMVSKLPMMKSICNLHIDKLEFFHLLHPETAYNFPALYREVFCSEISFPDSTEG; from the exons GGCTTCTTCCGCCGAAGTCAGCAGAACAATGCGATGTACTCCTGCTCCAGGCAGAGGAACTGCCTTATTGACCGAACCAATCGCAACCGCTGTCAGCACTGCCGCCTGCAGAAGTGTCTGGCGTTAGGCATGAGCCGCGATG CGGTGAAGTTTGGACGCATGTCAAAAAAGCAGCGCGACAGCCTCTATGCTGAGGTTCAGAAGCACCAGCAGTCTCAGGAGAGGGCAGGGGGCAACGGTGTACCTGGTCATGCTGGTGATGAGGTCGGGGAGAACGGCAGGAGCCACGGCCGGGCCTACAGTCGGGGCTCCAGCACCACACTTAGTGACCTGGATGATATAACCATGCTACCAGACGGTCTTCTCTTTGATCTGCCGCTCACTCCGGAGGAAGCTGCTGACTACTGCAGCCTAGAGCTGCTGGGAGGAAGCAGTGGGAGCAGTTCGTCCTCCCAGAGTTCTCCTGAGCCAAACAGACAGGAGTTTAGTGACATGACACACATCAAACACGAGTACCAGACCCTGCATGAGACGGGACTTTACACTCGCTCATTACTTAACCCACCTGAAGGCTGTTCCTTGATGGAAATCG AACGGATTACACAGAATGTGGTAAAATCCCACATTGAGACAAGTCAGTACAGCACAGAAGAATTGAAAAGATTTGCTTGGACCCTCTACACACCTGAGGAGATACGTGTCTACCAAAACAAG TCCACAGAGATGATGTGGCAGCAGTGTGCTGTGTACATCACGAATGCCATCCAGTATGTGGTGGAGTTTGCCAAACGCATCTCCGGATTCATGGATTTGTGTCAAAATGACCAGATTATCCTTCTCAAAGCAG GCTGCCTGGACGTGCTGTTGATCCGAATGTGTCGGGCCTACAACCCCATCAACAACACACTGTTGTTCGATGGAAAGTTCGCAAGCCCTCAGCTCTTTAAAGCTCTCG GTTGTGATGATCTGGTGGGTGCTGTGTTCGAGATGGCTAAAACCCTGAGTCGGCTGCAGCTGTCTGAAGAGGAGATGGCTCTTTTTACTGCCACTGTGCTCCTGTCTCCAG ACCGTCCTTGGTTAACAGATGCTCAGAAGGTGCAGAAACTTCAGGAGAAGGTCTATGTTGCATTGCAACACTGTCTTCATAAAAGTGGTGCCCCTGAGGAGAAACTGGCAAAG ATGGTGTCCAAGTTGCCCATGATGAAGTCTATTTGCAACCTCCATATTGATAAGCTGGAGTTTTTCCACCTGCTTCACCCAGAAACGGCCTACAACTTCCCTGCTCTCTACAGAGAGGTTTTCTGCAGCGAGATCTCCTTCCCAGACTCCACTGAGGGCTAA